In Chitinophaga nivalis, a single genomic region encodes these proteins:
- the fabF gene encoding beta-ketoacyl-ACP synthase II encodes MRTVTLKRVVITGLGALTPIGNDVNTFWNNLKSGVSGAGPITKFDTTEFKTKFACEVKGFDVEKYMEKKEARKMDCFTQYAMAAAQEAVLDAGLDKEGIDKTKIGVIWASGNGGMLTFEEQIVEFTQANFVPKFNPFFIPKLICDIAAGQIAMKYGFMGINFCTVSACASSTSALVDAFNYIRLGKAAAIVTGGSEAPVTRAGIAGFNALKALSTRNEDATHASRPFDIERDGFVMGEGAGALVLEEYEHAIARGATIYGEMIGGAMTCDAYHLTATHPEGMGARLGMEQALEDAGITTTDVDYINSHTTSTPVGDVSELKAIVSAFGEHAEKLNISATKSMTGHLLGAAGAIEAIACIKATQEDIIPPTINTSVLGEGIPTNLNLTLGKAQERTVNIAMSNTFGFGGHNAIVVFKKYKA; translated from the coding sequence ATGCGTACTGTTACACTGAAAAGGGTTGTGATTACCGGCTTGGGAGCATTAACACCTATCGGGAATGATGTAAATACTTTTTGGAACAACCTGAAGTCAGGTGTGAGTGGCGCCGGCCCCATCACAAAATTTGACACCACAGAGTTTAAAACAAAATTCGCCTGTGAAGTCAAAGGTTTTGATGTGGAGAAATACATGGAAAAGAAAGAAGCCCGTAAAATGGATTGTTTTACGCAGTACGCTATGGCCGCTGCGCAGGAAGCAGTGCTGGATGCTGGTCTCGACAAAGAAGGTATAGATAAAACTAAAATAGGTGTAATCTGGGCTTCCGGTAACGGAGGTATGCTCACGTTCGAGGAACAGATAGTGGAATTTACGCAGGCTAATTTCGTCCCTAAATTCAACCCATTCTTTATTCCGAAACTGATTTGCGACATCGCTGCAGGCCAGATCGCCATGAAATACGGTTTCATGGGCATTAACTTCTGTACGGTTTCCGCCTGTGCTTCTTCTACCAGTGCATTGGTAGACGCCTTTAACTACATCCGCCTCGGTAAAGCTGCCGCTATCGTAACCGGTGGTTCCGAAGCGCCTGTTACCCGTGCAGGTATCGCAGGTTTCAATGCATTAAAAGCATTGTCTACCCGCAACGAAGATGCTACACATGCTTCCCGTCCGTTTGATATCGAAAGGGATGGTTTTGTAATGGGCGAAGGTGCTGGTGCACTCGTACTGGAAGAATATGAACACGCTATCGCCAGAGGTGCTACCATCTATGGTGAAATGATTGGCGGTGCCATGACCTGTGATGCCTACCACCTGACTGCTACCCATCCGGAAGGTATGGGCGCCAGACTGGGTATGGAACAGGCGTTGGAAGATGCCGGTATTACTACCACCGATGTAGACTACATCAACTCCCACACTACCTCTACACCAGTAGGTGATGTGAGCGAACTGAAAGCCATCGTATCTGCTTTCGGTGAACATGCAGAAAAGCTGAACATCAGTGCTACCAAATCCATGACCGGACACCTCCTCGGTGCTGCCGGCGCCATTGAAGCAATAGCCTGTATCAAAGCTACCCAGGAAGATATTATTCCTCCTACCATCAATACCAGTGTCCTCGGCGAAGGTATCCCAACTAACCTGAACCTCACCCTGGGCAAAGCACAGGAACGTACCGTAAATATTGCCATGAGTAATACTTTTGGTTTCGGCGGTCACAATGCTATTGTGGTATTTAAAAAATATAAAGCGTAG
- a CDS encoding DUF6048 family protein — protein MIRTLLCIFLISSILCGIRAQAQQKPATPPLKTDSLRKPATDTVIAQPRKDSSYVLPGGIRIGLDLSRIATSIYYPYRKEFTIIADARLKSNLYAAFEGGYANTPYSDDRYTYKGSGAFITLGIDYNFLKRQYPSEKNMFYVGARYGFSHLSYEVPTYTIESSYWGKNLTGSIPKSSVNAHWIELVVGLKAEIFKHFFMGWNLRERILINNVKTEDFTPLVIPGFGSGSKKSVFDVQYTVSYVLPLYNIREYVKLAENKKKKIPKR, from the coding sequence ATGATACGCACCTTACTTTGTATTTTTCTTATTAGCAGCATCCTGTGCGGCATCCGGGCCCAGGCTCAGCAAAAGCCAGCCACACCGCCGCTCAAAACAGACAGTCTCCGTAAACCGGCGACCGATACTGTTATTGCGCAACCGCGAAAAGACAGCAGCTATGTACTGCCCGGCGGTATCCGGATAGGACTGGATCTCAGCCGTATTGCCACCTCCATCTATTATCCCTATAGAAAAGAGTTCACCATTATAGCAGACGCCCGGCTGAAAAGCAACCTGTATGCAGCCTTTGAGGGAGGTTATGCCAATACACCCTATAGTGATGACCGTTATACCTATAAAGGCAGCGGCGCATTCATTACACTGGGTATTGACTACAATTTTCTGAAAAGACAATATCCCTCAGAAAAAAACATGTTCTATGTAGGGGCACGCTACGGATTCTCCCATCTTTCCTACGAAGTACCTACCTATACCATAGAAAGCTCCTACTGGGGTAAAAACCTCACCGGGTCTATTCCCAAAAGCAGCGTAAATGCACATTGGATAGAGCTGGTAGTAGGTCTGAAAGCAGAAATATTCAAACACTTCTTCATGGGCTGGAATCTGCGGGAAAGGATATTGATCAACAACGTGAAAACAGAAGATTTTACACCACTGGTCATTCCCGGCTTTGGCAGTGGCTCCAAAAAGTCGGTGTTTGATGTACAATACACAGTATCCTATGTATTGCCATTATACAACATCCGGGAATATGTGAAACTGGCCGAAAACAAAAAGAAAAAGATTCCTAAAAGATAA
- the uvrA gene encoding excinuclease ABC subunit UvrA: MAKKKENVPAIAAAPATADEQIAVFGAREHNLKNLDLQLPKNKLVVITGISGSGKSSLAFDTIYAEGQRRYMESFSAYARQFIGDMERPDVDKITGLSPVISIEQKTTNKNPRSTVGTITEIYDFLRLLFARAGVAYSYNTNKRMTRFSEEEILTHLFKNYQKKKLVILAPLVRGRKGHYRELFEQVRKQGYLKVRVDGEVLDLKERMQVDRYKIHDIELVIDRIQVQEDARTRISQSVQKALTMGKGLLFVMDHDSGKVSQYSKQLMCEETGLSYEEPSPNTFSFNSPYGACPRCKGLGTIYQINMEEVIPDYNISINDGGLKPLGEARDTFTFKQVQQLAKKYKFSLTAPIANIPEKAMNVLLFGDENGKLEMDMSFEENSNGQYATEYEGVVNMVRRYFNDTSSDHVRTWAEGFMQLSTCPECNGARLKKESLFFKVDEKNISELGNMDLDKLAVWFSNIEDRLENKQKTIAKDILKEIRERLGFLLNVGLSYLTLNRPTRSLSGGESQRIRLATQIGSQLMGITYILDEPSIGLHQRDNMQLIDALRNLREMGNTVIVVEHDKDIMLHADHLVDVGPGAGKHGGQIIAQGTPKQILKLDTPTAGYLNGTRAMDIPEQRRKGNGNFLELKGATGNNLKNVNLKLPLGTFICITGVSGSGKSTLINETLYPILSKHAYDSKLVPMPYKSIKGLEHIDKVIEIDQSPIGRTPRSNPATYCGFFTDIRTLFAQVPEAKIRGYNAGRFSFNVKTGRCDVCEGGGMRVIEMNFLPDVYVHCEKCNGRRYNRETLEIRYKGKSISDVLDMTVDEAVEFFQPVPWIYRKIKTLQDVGLGYITLGQSAVTLSGGEAQRVKLATELSKKDTGKTIYILDEPTTGLHFQDILLLMNVLNKLVDRGNTVLVIEHNLDVIKMADFIADLGPEGGGGGGTILCTGTPEQVSTCKDSHTARFLKKELGI, translated from the coding sequence ATGGCAAAGAAAAAAGAGAATGTACCCGCAATTGCTGCTGCACCAGCTACAGCAGATGAACAAATAGCCGTATTCGGCGCACGGGAGCATAACCTGAAAAACCTGGATCTGCAGTTGCCCAAAAATAAGCTGGTAGTCATCACCGGTATCAGCGGCAGCGGTAAATCATCACTGGCTTTCGACACCATTTATGCTGAAGGACAACGTCGCTACATGGAAAGCTTTTCCGCCTATGCCCGGCAGTTTATCGGGGATATGGAAAGACCCGATGTAGATAAAATCACCGGTCTTTCACCCGTTATTTCCATAGAACAAAAAACTACCAATAAAAACCCCCGCTCTACGGTAGGCACCATCACGGAAATATATGATTTCCTCCGCCTCCTGTTTGCCAGAGCCGGCGTGGCTTATTCCTACAATACCAATAAGCGCATGACGCGCTTTTCGGAAGAAGAGATACTCACACATCTCTTTAAAAACTACCAGAAAAAGAAACTCGTTATACTCGCTCCCCTCGTACGCGGCCGTAAAGGTCACTACCGGGAACTGTTTGAACAGGTACGCAAACAAGGCTACCTGAAAGTGCGGGTGGATGGTGAAGTGCTCGACCTCAAAGAAAGAATGCAGGTAGATCGCTACAAAATCCACGACATCGAACTGGTGATAGACCGCATACAGGTACAGGAAGATGCCCGTACCCGTATCAGCCAAAGCGTACAGAAAGCCCTCACCATGGGCAAAGGACTCCTCTTTGTAATGGACCATGACTCCGGCAAAGTAAGTCAGTACAGCAAACAACTGATGTGTGAGGAAACCGGCCTTTCCTACGAAGAGCCCAGTCCCAACACCTTTTCCTTTAACTCCCCCTATGGCGCCTGCCCCCGTTGTAAAGGGCTCGGCACTATCTACCAGATCAATATGGAAGAAGTAATCCCTGATTACAACATCTCTATTAATGATGGCGGATTAAAACCACTGGGAGAAGCCAGAGATACCTTTACCTTTAAACAGGTACAGCAACTCGCAAAAAAATATAAATTCTCTTTAACAGCTCCCATTGCCAATATCCCGGAAAAAGCCATGAACGTATTACTGTTCGGCGACGAAAACGGGAAACTGGAAATGGATATGTCATTTGAAGAAAACAGCAATGGCCAGTATGCCACCGAATACGAAGGCGTGGTAAACATGGTACGTCGCTATTTCAATGATACCTCTTCCGATCACGTACGTACCTGGGCAGAAGGATTCATGCAACTCAGCACCTGCCCGGAATGTAACGGCGCCCGGCTGAAGAAGGAAAGTTTGTTTTTTAAGGTAGATGAAAAAAATATTTCCGAACTCGGCAACATGGACCTGGATAAACTGGCCGTGTGGTTCAGCAATATTGAAGACCGCCTGGAAAACAAACAAAAAACCATCGCCAAAGATATCTTAAAAGAAATACGGGAACGCCTGGGATTCCTCCTGAACGTAGGACTCAGCTACCTGACCCTCAACCGCCCTACCCGCTCACTGAGTGGGGGCGAATCACAACGTATCCGGCTGGCTACCCAGATCGGTTCCCAGCTGATGGGCATCACCTATATCCTGGATGAACCCAGCATCGGCTTACACCAGCGCGACAACATGCAGCTGATCGATGCCCTGCGCAACCTGCGGGAAATGGGCAATACCGTTATTGTAGTGGAACATGATAAAGATATCATGCTGCATGCCGATCATCTGGTAGATGTAGGCCCCGGTGCAGGTAAACACGGCGGACAAATCATTGCACAGGGTACACCCAAACAGATCCTCAAACTGGATACGCCTACCGCCGGTTACCTCAATGGTACCCGCGCGATGGACATCCCCGAGCAACGCCGCAAAGGCAATGGTAACTTCCTGGAGCTGAAAGGCGCTACCGGCAACAACCTGAAAAATGTGAACCTGAAACTGCCGCTGGGTACCTTTATTTGTATCACAGGCGTTTCCGGCAGTGGTAAATCTACCCTGATCAACGAAACCCTGTATCCGATTCTCTCCAAACATGCTTATGATTCCAAACTGGTACCGATGCCCTACAAAAGCATCAAAGGCCTGGAACATATTGATAAGGTAATTGAAATAGATCAGTCGCCGATCGGGCGTACGCCCCGGAGTAATCCGGCTACCTACTGCGGCTTTTTTACGGATATCCGTACGCTCTTTGCACAGGTACCGGAAGCCAAAATCAGGGGCTACAATGCAGGCCGTTTCTCCTTTAACGTGAAAACCGGCCGCTGTGATGTTTGTGAAGGCGGCGGCATGCGCGTCATTGAAATGAACTTCCTCCCGGATGTATATGTACACTGCGAAAAATGCAATGGCCGCCGGTACAACCGCGAAACACTGGAAATCCGCTATAAAGGAAAATCCATTTCCGATGTATTGGATATGACAGTAGATGAAGCCGTGGAATTCTTCCAGCCGGTGCCCTGGATCTACCGCAAGATAAAAACCCTGCAGGATGTTGGCCTCGGATATATTACTTTGGGTCAGTCTGCCGTTACTTTATCCGGTGGGGAAGCGCAACGGGTAAAACTGGCAACGGAATTATCCAAAAAAGATACGGGCAAAACCATCTATATACTGGATGAACCTACCACCGGGCTGCATTTTCAGGATATATTACTGCTCATGAATGTGCTCAATAAACTGGTAGACCGCGGTAATACCGTACTGGTGATAGAACATAACCTGGATGTCATCAAAATGGCCGATTTCATTGCAGACCTCGGACCGGAAGGCGGTGGCGGTGGTGGTACCATCTTATGTACCGGTACCCCTGAACAGGTGAGCACCTGCAAAGACAGTCATACCGCCCGATTCCTCAAAAAGGAACTGGGAATTTAA
- a CDS encoding fatty acid desaturase family protein has translation MKYLSQLTDPVYQKPEKLSSFDRFLLTLIRDERDLPFLHLTLKITFTLWPLAIILYIPGLNNWLWWAAAIAYHFFNNLVFKGPFGLMLHCTSHRVFFEKKYQFWNHYLPWAIGPLFGQTPEGYYSHHIGMHHPENNMPEDDSSTMMYQRDSFSGFLHYLGSFIASGVYDTACYFLRKKRNRLCMRLVRGELIFLGACVGLSFINFPATFAVFILPFIISRVIMMVGNWAQHAFVCAVEPENSYKNSITCINTKYNHKCWNDGYHISHHVKPSMHWTEHPVYFKKTLDEYISNDAIVFDGIHFLHVWFYLMGKRYDLLAKHFVNIGDRFETDAEIMSFLQQRTRRIVTIPMPTVAAA, from the coding sequence ATGAAGTATCTTTCCCAGCTTACAGACCCGGTTTATCAAAAACCGGAGAAATTGTCGTCGTTTGACCGTTTTCTATTAACACTCATCCGGGATGAACGCGACCTGCCGTTTTTGCATCTTACGCTGAAGATTACCTTCACGCTGTGGCCGCTGGCGATAATATTATATATACCAGGTCTGAACAACTGGCTGTGGTGGGCAGCTGCTATTGCCTATCACTTTTTTAACAACCTTGTTTTTAAAGGACCATTCGGTTTGATGTTACATTGTACCAGCCACCGCGTATTCTTCGAAAAAAAATACCAGTTCTGGAATCATTACCTGCCCTGGGCCATAGGCCCTTTGTTTGGTCAGACACCCGAAGGTTATTACTCCCATCATATCGGGATGCACCATCCGGAAAATAATATGCCGGAAGATGACAGCTCCACCATGATGTATCAGCGCGACTCTTTTTCCGGGTTCCTGCATTACCTGGGGAGCTTTATTGCATCGGGGGTGTATGACACCGCCTGTTATTTCCTCCGGAAAAAACGGAACCGGTTATGTATGCGTCTCGTCAGGGGAGAACTGATTTTCCTGGGCGCCTGTGTGGGACTCTCTTTTATTAACTTCCCGGCTACCTTCGCGGTATTTATATTGCCTTTTATTATCTCCCGTGTTATTATGATGGTGGGCAACTGGGCACAACATGCCTTTGTTTGTGCGGTAGAACCGGAGAACTCCTATAAAAACAGCATTACCTGTATCAATACCAAATACAACCACAAGTGCTGGAATGATGGTTATCATATCAGCCACCACGTAAAACCCAGTATGCACTGGACAGAACATCCTGTTTATTTCAAAAAAACACTGGATGAATATATTAGTAATGATGCCATCGTTTTTGACGGCATCCATTTTCTGCATGTATGGTTCTATTTAATGGGTAAACGTTATGACCTGCTGGCAAAACACTTTGTAAATATTGGCGACCGGTTCGAAACGGATGCCGAAATTATGAGCTTCCTGCAACAAAGAACCCGTCGCATTGTCACCATCCCGATGCCCACTGTGGCAGCTGCCTGA
- a CDS encoding ATP-binding cassette domain-containing protein has product MEAKHHPFLSLEHITVRYLDKTLFQTLQWQINKGEQWAITGASGSGKTALLNTLLGKFNIINGSIQYHFYDEWRQQHTVTDPYFTYRNLIALVGHHHTFRNHSNTTTDFYYQQRFNSMDAENAPTVQEYLNITEIPANLQALRIAPLMNKHLIKLSNGETRRVMIARALLQQPVLLLLDNPYIGLDVQARKDFTAMINDIIAGGTTVLLTTSPREIPSHITHVLTLDQGTITGKHTREAYLELPLPETTETVIPEMAAEKIAALVQSNTAPVFNNIVQMEAVQVKYGENTILQHINWTVKPNDKWALLGPNGAGKSTLLSLINGDNPQAYANKIWLFDRKRGSGESIWDIKKKIGFVSPELHQYFTSRDHCLQVVCSGFTDIIGKTRPVTPEQEHIAMEWMDILDIGAYRNVPFKQVPESTQRLTLLARALVKNPPLLIFDEPCQGLDSQQKLHFKQTIEQLCAHMPVTLIYVTHYEEELPACVNQYIRLQKGEMC; this is encoded by the coding sequence ATGGAAGCAAAGCATCATCCGTTCCTCTCATTGGAACACATTACCGTCAGGTATCTCGACAAAACATTGTTCCAGACCCTCCAATGGCAGATCAACAAAGGGGAACAATGGGCTATTACCGGCGCCAGCGGATCAGGCAAAACCGCCCTGCTGAACACATTACTCGGAAAGTTCAACATCATCAACGGTAGTATTCAGTATCATTTTTACGACGAATGGCGACAGCAACATACGGTCACGGACCCTTATTTCACTTACCGTAACCTCATTGCCCTGGTAGGCCATCACCACACTTTCCGTAACCATTCCAATACCACTACCGACTTCTACTATCAGCAACGGTTCAACAGTATGGATGCAGAAAATGCACCCACCGTGCAGGAATACCTGAACATCACGGAAATACCCGCCAACCTGCAGGCCCTGCGGATTGCCCCCCTGATGAACAAACACCTCATCAAACTATCCAATGGCGAAACACGCCGGGTCATGATTGCCCGCGCACTGCTGCAACAACCGGTATTACTGCTGCTCGACAATCCCTACATAGGACTCGATGTACAGGCCCGGAAAGATTTTACGGCCATGATCAATGACATCATTGCCGGCGGCACAACGGTATTACTGACCACCTCTCCCCGGGAAATTCCTTCACATATCACCCATGTACTCACCCTGGATCAGGGAACGATAACGGGAAAGCATACACGCGAAGCATACCTGGAACTGCCCCTGCCGGAAACAACGGAAACCGTCATACCGGAAATGGCCGCAGAAAAAATAGCCGCCCTCGTACAAAGCAATACCGCACCGGTTTTCAACAACATTGTACAAATGGAAGCCGTACAGGTAAAATACGGCGAGAACACCATCCTGCAGCACATCAACTGGACCGTAAAACCCAACGACAAGTGGGCTTTGCTGGGACCTAACGGCGCCGGAAAATCTACCTTACTCAGCTTGATCAACGGCGATAACCCACAGGCCTATGCCAACAAAATATGGTTGTTCGACCGTAAACGTGGCAGCGGCGAAAGCATCTGGGACATCAAGAAAAAAATAGGCTTCGTATCGCCGGAACTGCACCAGTATTTTACCTCCCGCGATCACTGCCTCCAGGTAGTATGTTCCGGCTTTACAGATATCATCGGCAAAACCCGCCCGGTAACACCGGAACAGGAACACATTGCCATGGAGTGGATGGATATACTGGACATCGGCGCTTACCGGAATGTACCCTTCAAACAGGTGCCGGAAAGCACACAACGCCTGACATTACTGGCACGCGCGCTGGTGAAAAATCCACCGTTGCTGATATTCGATGAACCTTGTCAGGGACTGGACAGTCAGCAAAAATTACATTTCAAACAAACCATCGAACAACTATGTGCCCATATGCCGGTAACACTTATTTATGTTACCCACTATGAAGAAGAATTACCTGCATGTGTCAACCAATACATCCGCCTGCAAAAAGGTGAGATGTGCTAA
- a CDS encoding DUF6452 family protein, which produces MKRIYQILLLCALFGGVIACENETKVCDQTLRTDIRVAFKRDSAGIIRDTIMPKVTLKALDRDTLINRARLGVITFPLSPTADSSRFHLRVDSALIPDTLTFRYVRKSHFISPGCGFGTYFNIDTVITTRNTILSVQINNKSVTSSDDTHLTLYFSY; this is translated from the coding sequence ATGAAACGTATTTATCAAATATTACTGCTTTGCGCATTGTTCGGTGGCGTCATTGCCTGCGAAAATGAAACAAAGGTCTGTGACCAGACCTTGCGCACAGACATACGGGTAGCCTTCAAACGCGACAGCGCCGGCATTATCAGAGACACGATTATGCCGAAGGTAACGTTGAAGGCCCTGGACCGGGATACGCTCATCAACCGGGCACGGCTCGGGGTGATCACCTTTCCGTTGTCTCCCACGGCCGACAGCAGCAGGTTCCACCTCCGGGTAGATTCTGCCCTGATACCGGATACCCTTACCTTCCGGTATGTCCGCAAATCCCATTTTATTTCACCCGGTTGCGGATTCGGTACCTATTTCAACATTGATACGGTAATCACTACACGAAATACCATTCTTTCTGTTCAGATTAATAATAAGTCAGTAACCAGCAGCGATGATACGCACCTTACTTTGTATTTTTCTTATTAG
- a CDS encoding LacI family DNA-binding transcriptional regulator — protein MKRLTLKDVARMAGVAPSTVSFVLNGKGKQMRIRDEVASKIMEVVEKSGYEPHRMAVNLRTGQSKTLGLIVESISGSFFASLAKTIETEAERKGYNVVYCSTENNAQKGGDLIRMLGRQMVDGYLITPAPGMEKEIQQLVQHHKPVVLMDSYFPSIKTPYVLIDNFDGVQQGMKHLISKGITKIAFVTVDVKLIQLDERMRGYVTALKDHDIPLRKKFVFRLNYHKPREESLKELQLFIEENPEIDAIFFATNYLGILGLEAIANLGIRMPADLSVICFDDHDIFRLYPPGISVIEQPIEGIARTAIDLLMHQLDKNQPPARQCAVELPGRFIVRGSA, from the coding sequence ATGAAGAGACTAACACTCAAAGATGTTGCAAGAATGGCCGGTGTGGCTCCTTCCACCGTTTCGTTTGTACTCAATGGCAAAGGCAAACAAATGCGTATACGGGATGAGGTAGCCAGTAAAATCATGGAGGTGGTGGAGAAATCCGGTTATGAACCACACCGCATGGCAGTGAACCTGCGCACCGGACAATCCAAAACATTGGGCCTCATTGTAGAAAGTATTTCCGGCAGCTTTTTCGCCAGCCTGGCAAAAACCATCGAAACGGAAGCAGAACGCAAAGGATACAATGTGGTGTACTGCAGCACAGAAAATAATGCACAGAAAGGTGGAGACCTGATACGGATGCTGGGCCGGCAAATGGTGGATGGATACCTCATTACGCCTGCGCCGGGAATGGAAAAGGAAATCCAGCAACTGGTACAACATCATAAACCGGTGGTATTGATGGATAGTTATTTTCCTTCCATTAAAACACCCTATGTGCTGATCGATAATTTTGACGGGGTACAGCAAGGGATGAAACACCTGATCAGTAAAGGCATTACCAAGATCGCCTTTGTAACGGTAGATGTGAAGCTGATACAACTCGACGAAAGAATGCGCGGATATGTAACTGCCCTGAAAGATCATGATATTCCTCTCCGCAAAAAATTTGTTTTCCGCCTTAATTATCACAAACCCCGCGAAGAATCCCTGAAAGAACTGCAATTATTTATAGAAGAGAATCCTGAAATAGATGCGATTTTCTTTGCGACCAACTACCTCGGTATCCTGGGGCTGGAAGCGATTGCCAACCTGGGTATCCGGATGCCGGCAGACCTTTCTGTGATCTGTTTTGATGACCATGATATTTTCCGGTTATACCCACCAGGTATCTCTGTGATAGAACAACCGATAGAAGGCATTGCCCGTACTGCCATCGACCTGCTGATGCACCAGCTGGACAAAAATCAGCCGCCTGCCCGGCAATGCGCTGTGGAACTGCCCGGAAGGTTCATCGTAAGAGGATCTGCCTGA
- a CDS encoding GNAT family N-acetyltransferase produces the protein MNWSIKPFEALTTTELYDVLHLRNEVFVVEQQCPYQDLDYADQKAIHVMGRDDKGQLLAYTRIFAPGIKYPETSIGRVVTSPLARGKGAGRELMEKSLEALASYFGDVAVRISAQEYLLAFYTSLGFEQTSDTYMEDNIPHVEMVRKGKA, from the coding sequence ATGAACTGGAGCATTAAACCTTTTGAAGCATTAACGACAACAGAACTGTACGATGTACTGCATTTGCGTAATGAAGTATTCGTAGTGGAGCAACAGTGTCCTTACCAGGATTTGGACTATGCCGATCAGAAAGCCATACATGTGATGGGGCGGGATGATAAGGGGCAGTTGCTGGCTTATACCCGCATTTTTGCGCCAGGTATTAAATATCCGGAAACTTCTATCGGGCGGGTAGTTACCTCTCCCCTGGCAAGGGGCAAAGGTGCCGGCCGGGAACTGATGGAGAAATCCCTGGAGGCCTTAGCGTCATATTTTGGCGATGTAGCCGTGAGAATAAGTGCGCAGGAATATTTGCTGGCCTTTTATACTTCTTTGGGTTTTGAGCAAACCAGTGACACGTATATGGAAGATAACATCCCACATGTGGAGATGGTAAGGAAAGGAAAAGCCTAA